The Bacillota bacterium genome includes the window GTCATGGCAGCGGCTATCGCCAAGAACAGGTAGCCAGTGGGGTCCGCTTTTGAGGTTGTGGCCCCTTCTACGGCCGCAAGCACCTCTTCAGCGATGAACCCGTCCCGTACTACCGGAGGGCCGCCTGAGCATGGGAAAGGACGCCGAGATGGCCGGTCTTTCGCTCTCGGAGTTCTCTGGGACCTGTTGCTGGAATTCGACATTCCGGTGGTCAGCTACCGGACTTTGATTTGGCCCGAGGGCGAGCGCAGACCACCCCTGTATCGCGCGCAACCGTTGCGGGGGCTTTTGAAGCTCACCCCTAGGAAGGCCTGGCGGGTTGGCCGAAGTCGCCGCAACGGTATGCTTCCCGGCGTCCCACCGGATCCAGTGGCGCGACGCCGGGTGGTGACGCCCGCGCGGCGGATCGAGCCTGGCGTGCGGGGGATACCGCCTCGGCACCCCCGTCCGGGGATGCCGTCCCGGGGCCCAATATTTTCTCCATGGCCATGACATCCACGAACTTGCCGTCCAGCTTGCCATGATTCCTGAAGACGCCGACCCGGCGAAACCCCTTCTTCCTGTAGAGCCTTTGTGCGGCTTCGTTGAACGGGAAGGTAAAAAGGACGATCTTGTGGAACCCGTTCCGGACGGCTACCTCTTCGATCGCCTCGAGGAGCGCCGTCCCCACTCCTTTGCCGCGCCGGTCGCGCCGCACGTACACCGATAGGTCGGCCACGCCCGCGTGGACGGAGCGGCGGGAATACGGGTTGAGGGAGGCCCACCCCACCACCTCGCCGCCTTCCTCAGCGACCAAGATGGCATACCTATCCTCCCTATCGGCAAACCATTCCCTCGCGAACTCCATGTCTTTAGGCGCGTCCTCCAACGTGGCGATGCGGTCCTGTATCCCCTGGTTGTAGATGGCCAGTATCTGCTCCAGGTCATCCGCGACGGCCCTTCGAATCCTCATCGTCCCGCCCCTCCAGCGACTTCCAGTGACCCGGGCTGCTCGCCGCCGTTCCCGCCGCGGCGGAAGCCCAGGAGGCCCCGGGTAAGATCTTGGCCGTCTGACGGATGTTTCCTCCATGTCACGCCGTACGCGATCGAAGGCTGGCCTCCAGTTCAGCTCCTTTACACGGGTACCCTCCGCCCTGGTGGCGACGTACGGAACTACCTCCCAGCCGTGCGCTACCCCGATGGCGAGAGACCTGTCCGTGGCTGCCAGTATGGCCCCTCCGGAGAAGATGCCGTCCCGGGTGAACAGGCACGGCTCCTGGCGCAGGGTGAGCCTGCCCGCGCCTGGGAGAGGGCTGGGCATGGGGCTTAGGTCGAACTCCTCGAAGTGGCCACAGGCGACATGCCCCGCCTCGTGCATCGCGGCGAACAGTATCCTCCGTCCCTCCTGTAGCGGACGTTGAGGAAGCGGCCCGCGGACACGCTGTAAAGCTTGCAGAGGCTCGCCAGCTTGTCCCGCGGAGGGGCTGCGCGTCCGTTCTCCTGGCCGCTCAGGGTCTGGTCGGGTATGCCGGTGTACTCCTCCACGTCTTCCAAAGGTTACCCGCGCGCCTCCGTATCCCCCTCAGGCGCCGGCCTATGGTCTTTCCCAAGACCCTGAGCACAGCAATCCTCGACCGCTGCCAAACTCCCGAATACGGGGATTGCATGGGGTGACCGTGGGCTTGAAATGGAAAATAAGGATCGGGTAAGATGGACTGCCAGGGGCAGGAAGAAGAAAGCTGATCCGCGCAGACCGGAAGCTCAGATTTGAAGCCGTGGGTAGGAGGTGTTGTTCTGACGTGTGGGCGGTGTACTTGTTGATCGGTGCGAGGGGTTCTCTGGTGGTTTCGGCGGGCCGGGGCCATCTCGGGGCGGATGATCCCCTGGGTGGGTGAGTTCGCAGGCAGGCGGCTTGGCATCCAACCAGTATGCTAGGACGTAACCGCGGCGGGGGGAAGGGCAGTACCTATGGAGCGAAACGGTTCGACGGAGGGTCTATGGTACGCCCTGGGGCGCCTGAGGATCGGCCTGGGGGCGGGTTTGACCCTGCTTGCCCTGGTGTCCCTCCCGCACCGCAACCCGTTGCTTATCTTGCTATTCGGCTTGTTCGCAGCGGGGTTCGTTGGAACTAACGCTGCCGGGCTTGTGTGCCGCCCGGAGCGCGAAAGACTGGTGGAACTCGCCTCAATGGCGTTCGGGGTTGGGGCGATAAGCTGCCTTGTGGTGGCCACCGGTGGTGCTGATGGGCCGCTACTGTGCCTGTTCCTGGTTGCGGTGTTCACGCACGGGTTCAGGCCGGGACCGCGGGCAGCCTACCTGTCCGCGGCGCTTAATTCTTTGGTGCTGGCGGTCATCTGCGTGGCTTCTCTGAGGGATGGTTTTTCCACCGCGCGCGTGCTGGGACCTCTTGTGGTTGCCGGGCTTATGTGGCTTGAGGCGCGTGCCGTGGCTGTGGTGGTGAGGCACATAACGGTGCAGCGGGATGAGCTCATGCAGCTGGCCCAGCGGGACCTGCTGACTGGGCTGCTCAACCGGCGGTCGCTGTACGAGCTGGTGGGGCATCTGGTCGGGGAGGGAAGAGAGTTTGCCCTGGTCCTGGTTGACCTGGACGGGTTCAAGGCGGCAAACGATGAGCGTGGCCACCTGTTTGGGGACGAGGTGCTGAAGCGCGTGGCGGAGGCCATGCGGCGTTCGGTGCGCCGGGGAGATGCGGTGGCCAGGTATGGCGGGGATGAATTCGCCGTGGTGGTACCGGGCGGCCGGGAAGATGGTGAGCATGTCATGCGGCGGCTTGAGGAGGCGGTGGAGAGGGTGAGCCGGGAGATGGAGATTGACACCGGGCTGTCGGGCGGGGTCTCCGCGTGGCCTGCGGACGGTGCCACGCTCGAGGAGCTTCTGCAGGTGGCCGACCGGAGGCTTTACCGCGCGAAGGAGGTGAAGGGCCGGGTGCGCCCGGGTCTGGAGGCCATCGGGTGATGGGACAGGCCTGCGAGAATGTCGCCCAGAAGGCGGGATAACCCCCTGGGCTCGGTTGGAGCGACGGCGGGTCATAGCGAGCGGTGGCAGGTGAAAAGGGGAGGCTGAGCGCATCAAAGTCGACCATGCTGAGAGAGAAGCCCGTGTTCTATGAAGAGCTCAGGCGGACAGGTTTACACGAACTTCAAGAGAGCATGAGCCGGGCGCTGGGGCTATCGGTTATCGTCGCGTATCCGGACGGTCGTCCGTTGACCGAGCCGTCCAACCCGTGTGCTTTCTGCGCCATACTCGAAGGCAATCCGGAAGCGCGGGCCAGGTGCGCAGCTTCGCGTGCAGCCTCTGCGATGGCTGCTGCTTCTGCGGGGGAGGAGGTCCTTCACCGCTGCCATGCCGGGCTGGCGTATCTGGCGGTTCCCCTGCGGGTGGCCGGAGAAACGGTGGCGGTAGCGCTGGGTGGCAACGTGGCCGTGCGGCCGCTGGCGGACGACGCGGTGGCGCGGCTCGCCCGGGAAACGGGCGTTGATCCGGAAGAGCTCCTTGAGGCGGTCGGGACGGTGCCGATCTGGACGGAAGAGCGGTTTAGAATCGCCATGGCGGTGGTGCAGAAGGTGACGGAGACGGTGGCTCAGCTGCTCTACGCCAAACTGGAGCTGGGCAGGAAAACCGATGAGCTCGCCGTCCTGTTCGAGTTCGGCAAGGTGGTCTCGGGCAGCCTCGACGTGGGAGAAGTGGCCCGGCGCGCGCTGCAGGCGGTGCTTGGGCTGACCGGCGCCACCAGTGGGTCGGTGGTCATGCTTTCTGAGGCGCTGGAGGTCTCGGCCGCCGAAGTGGCGGCTACCGTGGAGGCCTCTGACGAGTTCCGCGTAATACCGTCGGGCGAAGTGGTTGCCGCCGTCGAGCGAGGTGCCGGCGCCGTTCACTTCAACAGCTGTCCCGGAGGCGCCACGCCCGAAGAAAGGCGGCCGGCGGTAGCCTTACCCCTGATGGTCGGGGGCAGGGTGACGGGCGTGCTGACCGTGGCGGGCAGGCCGGAAGGGGCGGGCTTTGTCCAAGACGAGGCCGCTTTCCTGACCACGCTGGGCTCAAGCCTTGGTCTGGCGCTCGAGAACGCCAGGCTTTTCCGCAAGCTTGAGCTCAGGGCGGCCATGCTGGAGCGGTTGATCGAAGTGGGGCGGGCGGTGTCGGGCAGCCTGGACGTAGACGCGGTGGTGGAGTCAGCTTTAGGGAGCGTCAGGGATGTGTTGGGGGCGGAGTGGTGTGCCCTGCGGCTGCTCGATGAGGAGACGGGCGAGCTGGTCTTAAAGGGGAGCCTGGGCATGGGCCAGGAGCTTCAGGCGAAGGCGGGCCGCGTCCGGCCGGAGGGCACCGTGCTGGGGAAGGTGCTGGAGACGGGAGAGCCCGTGGTCGTGGAAGACCTGGCCGAGGGCGGGCCAGGCATGCATCTACCCTACTACTCGGCCGAGGTGCGTGCGGCGGCCGTGGTGCCGGTACGGGCCGGTGGAAAGGTTCTGGGGACGTTGAAGGTTTATTCTCCCGTACCGCGGCGCTGGACCGAGGAAGAAGTCGGGTATATGGGGATCGTCTCAAGCCAGACGGGGCTCGCGCTGGAGAACGCCCGCCTGTACTCGTCGCTGCGGGAATACTATCTGAGTGCGGTACACGCGCTGGCAGCTGCCCTGGAGGCCAAGGATGTTTACACGCGGGGCCATTCTTTGCGCGTGGCGCGGTGGGCGCGGGCGTGCGCCCGCGTGCTGGGGCTTACTACCGAAGAGCAGGAGCAGGTGTACCTGGCCGGGCTCCTGCACGACCTGGGCAAGATCGGCGTGCGGGAGGGCATTCTGCTCAGGCCGGGGCGTCTCGACGAGGAACAAAGGAAGGAGATGCAGGGGCACCCGGTGGTTGGGGCGAGGATCCTGGGGCCGGCCAGGTTTCCGGCTGCGGTGATTGAGGCCGTGCGACACCACCACGAAGACTACGGTGGCGGCGGTTACCCCGCGGGCCTGGCGGGGGAGGATATCCCGCTTTTGGCCCGGATCATCCGGGTGGCGGATGCTTACGATGCCATGACGTCTGCAAGGCCGTACCGAAAAGCTCGCGCTGCCCAGTGGGCCCGGGAGGAACTGAGGCGGTGTGCCGGTCGTCAGTTCGACCCGTGCGTGGTTAAGGCCTTCCTGGGAATTCCGGCGGAGGAAATGGAAGAAATTGCCACCGCGGGGGGGGGGGGGCTGATAGCTTTGCTCGGCGAGATACTTTTCTCGCTAAGGCAGTGCGGTTGAGCGGCGGGGAGCTGCGCGCCGTTAAAAGATGACG containing:
- a CDS encoding GGDEF domain-containing protein, giving the protein MERNGSTEGLWYALGRLRIGLGAGLTLLALVSLPHRNPLLILLFGLFAAGFVGTNAAGLVCRPERERLVELASMAFGVGAISCLVVATGGADGPLLCLFLVAVFTHGFRPGPRAAYLSAALNSLVLAVICVASLRDGFSTARVLGPLVVAGLMWLEARAVAVVVRHITVQRDELMQLAQRDLLTGLLNRRSLYELVGHLVGEGREFALVLVDLDGFKAANDERGHLFGDEVLKRVAEAMRRSVRRGDAVARYGGDEFAVVVPGGREDGEHVMRRLEEAVERVSREMEIDTGLSGGVSAWPADGATLEELLQVADRRLYRAKEVKGRVRPGLEAIG
- a CDS encoding helix-turn-helix transcriptional regulator yields the protein MEEYTGIPDQTLSGQENGRAAPPRDKLASLCKLYSVSAGRFLNVRYRRDGGYCSPRCTRRGMSPVATSRSST
- a CDS encoding HD domain-containing phosphohydrolase; the encoded protein is MSRALGLSVIVAYPDGRPLTEPSNPCAFCAILEGNPEARARCAASRAASAMAAASAGEEVLHRCHAGLAYLAVPLRVAGETVAVALGGNVAVRPLADDAVARLARETGVDPEELLEAVGTVPIWTEERFRIAMAVVQKVTETVAQLLYAKLELGRKTDELAVLFEFGKVVSGSLDVGEVARRALQAVLGLTGATSGSVVMLSEALEVSAAEVAATVEASDEFRVIPSGEVVAAVERGAGAVHFNSCPGGATPEERRPAVALPLMVGGRVTGVLTVAGRPEGAGFVQDEAAFLTTLGSSLGLALENARLFRKLELRAAMLERLIEVGRAVSGSLDVDAVVESALGSVRDVLGAEWCALRLLDEETGELVLKGSLGMGQELQAKAGRVRPEGTVLGKVLETGEPVVVEDLAEGGPGMHLPYYSAEVRAAAVVPVRAGGKVLGTLKVYSPVPRRWTEEEVGYMGIVSSQTGLALENARLYSSLREYYLSAVHALAAALEAKDVYTRGHSLRVARWARACARVLGLTTEEQEQVYLAGLLHDLGKIGVREGILLRPGRLDEEQRKEMQGHPVVGARILGPARFPAAVIEAVRHHHEDYGGGGYPAGLAGEDIPLLARIIRVADAYDAMTSARPYRKARAAQWAREELRRCAGRQFDPCVVKAFLGIPAEEMEEIATAGGGGLIALLGEILFSLRQCG